A single genomic interval of Penicillium psychrofluorescens genome assembly, chromosome: 2 harbors:
- a CDS encoding uncharacterized protein (ID:PFLUO_002891-T1.cds;~source:funannotate) produces MAVFSGDGVLWLCLGISLFFAVRGITTDLRQVVDLTEIKHVETEDKIISEGTEEALKLDTLLKLSESTSHDLRSAALRIISERSTKGGTRDLLLEDLASKSKPKRARALNALNFLVSNRACKPPASITIESEF; encoded by the exons ATGGCGGTCTTCTCGGGCGACGGGGTGCTGTGGCTCTGTCTGGGcatctccctcttctttgCTGTGCGTGGTATCACCACAGATCTTCGCCAGGTGGTCGATCTCACCGAGATTAAGCACGTCGAGACCGAAGACAAGATCATCAGTGAGGGAACCGAAGAAG CTCTCAAATTAGACACCCTCCTCAAGCTCTCCGAAAGCACAAGTCATGACCTTCGCTCAGC AGCTCTACGTATTATCTCCGAGCGGTCCACCAAAGGGGGAACGCGAGACCTGCTCCTAGAGGACCTGGCAAGCAAGAGCAAACCCAAGAGGGCGCGCGCACTGAATGCATTGAACTTTCTCGTTTCCAACCGAGCATGTAAGCCGCCCGCATCCATAACTATTGAATCCGAATTCTAA